GAAGCTTGTATAAGCTTATCTAAGGATTTAAATCTTTCTGCTAAAAGTTGAGCCATGGCCTCCCCTACATGGCGAATTCCAAGAGCAAAGAGAAATCTTCCTAAGGTTGTTTTTTTACTCTTTTCTATTCCATCCCGGAGATTTTTGGCCTTCTTATAGGCAAAACCAGGTAGTTTCATAAAATCTTCAATTTTTAAGTAATACAAATCAGCTGGGGTTTGAACCATCTCTTTATCCACCAGAGCCTGGGCAACCTTAGTCCCAAGTCCTTCAATGTTCATAGCATTACGAGAGGCAAAATGCATGATCCTTCTAACTCCTTGAGCATAGCAACTTCTATTAGGACATCTCCAGACCGCTTCTCCGGATTTTTTAACCAGTTTACTTCCGCAGATGGGACAGTGGGTGGGAAAATGAATTTCCCTTTCCTGACCAGTTCTTTTTTCTTTAATAGGCATAACAATCTCTGGTATCACATCCCCTGCTCTTTGGACAAGCACATGGTCTCCAATGCGGATATCAAGGTTTTTGATAAAGTCTTCGTTGTGAAGGGTGGCTCTCTCCACAACAACTCCACCAATTTTAACTGGTTTAAGGATTGCAACCGGTGTTACCGCCCCTGTTCTTCCCACCTGAAAGACTACATCTATAAGCTGAGTGGTAGATTGAGTGGGTTGAAATTTATAAGCTAAGGCATATCTTGGAGAGCGAGCCTTAGTTCCCAGTCTTTCCCATAGGGCTAAATCGTTAACCTTAATAACAATCCCATCAATTTCGTAAGGTAGAGTGTCTCTTATCCTTTGAATTTCTTTGTGATATTGAATGGCCTCTTCGATATTTGAGGCTAATTTCACCATAGGGTTAACTTTAAGTCCCCACTTTGGTAGGGTCTGCAATACCTCCCATTGAGTTTTGAAGGTATAACCCTCGGTATAGCCTACTCCATAACAAAAAAGGTCAAGCTTCCTTTTGGCAGTTACTTGAGGATCAAGTTGACGAAGAGAACCAGCAGCTGCATTTCTGGGATTGGCAAAGGGTATTTCCTTTCTGGCTATTCTTTCTTCATTAATTTTTTTGAATTCTTCCTTAGTCATATATACCTCACCCCGAACATCTATCCGTGAAGGAATTTCTGGGGCATCTTCAGAGAATTTTCTTAATCTCAAAGGTATGGTTTTTATGGTTTTTAAGTTATTAGTTACATCTTCTCCAAGGTAGCCATCGCCACGGGTTGCTCCAACCCTTAGAGCCCCCTGTTCATAGACAAGCTCTATAGCTAAGCCATCAATTTTGGGTTCAACAGTGTATTCAATGGGCATATTCTCAGGAAGATTTAAAAATCTTTTAATACGCCTATCGAATTCGATAACTTCAGATTCCTCCATAGCATCATCAAGGGAGAGCATGGGCTCTCTATGGGGGACTTCTTTAAATCCCTCAGCAGGTTTAAAGCCCACTCTTTGAGTTGGGGAATCAGGGGTAATTAATTCAGGATATTTAGCCTCTAACTCTCTAAGTTCATGCATTAGGGCATCATATTCAGCATCCGATATAACGGGGCTATCAAGCACATAATAACGATAGTTATGGTATTCTATTTCTTCCCTCAGTTTTTTAACCCGCTCCACTATCTCAGGAGGAATCTCCTTTCTTGTCTCCTCAGGCATTTGTAGCCTCCCCAAAGGATATTTTAAAAATTATTTACGATACTCTGGATTTGTCAACTACTTTTGTATAAGTCCTTAATTGCCGGTAGAAATAATCAAAAATACAAAAGCCCTCTTTTGTATGTAGATTTCTTGATGTTATAATATCACCCAGGAGGTGAAACCCAAAATGGAGGCTTTTTATATGACAAAACAAATGCTCTTTTCATTCAAAATAGGTCAAAGAACATAAGAATTCCCTTAATGGTTAACTGAAAGACTAAAAGCTGGATAGTATCTAAATTTTGGAACTTCTACCGGCAAATTTGGGATATTTATAAAAATTGATTGCGATTCAGGGTTTTAAATTTTGAACCCTTACATGGGGCTGACACCTTAGGTCTACCAGCTCTTTAACCTCTCACCTCTCACTTCTTAACCCTTACCACCCTTTCTTTTTTTGTAAGAATATAAATTTATTCACCTTTTGTATAGCTTTATTTCAATTCTAACTATATAAATTTTAGCCTCTTTTTAAAGGTCTAAATAGAATATTTAAATGAGCATAAGAGGAAAAAGGGCTGAATTTTTTGGCAATTTTTAAAATCAAAAAAAGACCAGAGATTATTAGAGCAATATAGGGAAAGAGATACCCATATCTTTGAAAGAAACTTTGATATCTAAAAAGTTTTATCTCACCAGATAAAATCTCTTCTTTTTCTAAATCGCTTTTAAAAACAACTCTTCCAAGGGGATCAATGATTCCACTTATTCCAGTGTTTGCGGACTGAAGGGTAAAACGCCTTCCTTCAACTGCTCGCACAAGGGCCATTTGAAAGTGCTGATATGGTGCTGAGGTTTTTCCAAACCAGGCGTCGTTAGTGGCAATGAAAATAAGCTCTCCTCCTTTTTGCAATCGTTTGACGAGTATCTGAGAAAAGGCACTTTCAAAACAGATTAGAGGAACAATCTGTAAATTTCCTTTAGAAAAGGGGATATTGAGATTTTTTGATTCCCCGGGTTTAATAATATCTGATACCACAGAAATCCTTTTCAAAAAGGGGAAATACTTCACCAAAGGAACATATTCCCCAAAGGGCACAAGCTTTTCTTTATCATAGAGGTCTTCAACATTACTACCTGTCCAAACAAGAAGGCTATTATGGACCTTGGGGATTCCTTCGGTGAAACTTACCCTGAAGATTCCAAAAATGAGGGCAAAGGGCTTTATATTTTCTGCTGAAACCCTTAAGTAAAGGTCCTGTAAAAAACTAAGGTATTTAAGGGTTGGTTCTCGATCATAAGGGAAATAGAAGGGAAGGGCTGTTTCAGGATAAAAGATAAGATTTGGCCTTTCCTTTAAAGCATTTATGGTAAGGGATTGGTAAGTTTTTAAAGATATCTCTATTTCTTTAGCTTCTTTGAGCTCTTGAGGTATATTTCCTTGAAGGATACTAACCCTTAGGGTTTCTTTATTTTCATTAAGTAAGGTCATCCATTTTTGCTTGCTATAATAACCATAAAAAGGAATAAGAAGGATAAGCATTCCAAATAAAAGAACCTGAAGGAGAAAATTTTTAGATTTATATGTAAAATTGGAAAATCCTTTGTATAAAAAATAAAAGTAGTAGTTAACTATAAAAACCATGAAACTTAGACCCCAGATACCAAAAAGATCAGCCACTTGAAGAAAGAGAGAAAAATTGCTAAGGGGATAACCTGTAAGTCCCCAGGGGAAACCGGTAAGAAGGGTAGATCTTAAAAATTCAAGGGCAACATACAAGTTTCCTGCAAGCATTCCCTTAAAAAAGGAAGGTCGGCTAAAGGTATCAAGGAAAGAAGCAAGATATAAAAAAAGAAAATAATATAGTGAAAGATAAGTTGAAAGAATTAAAAGAATTATAATTGCTAAGGGATAGGGGATTTGACCATACTTAACAAGGGTATAAACAATCCAGTAAAGGAGAATTGAGTAAAAGGGAATTCCAAAAAAAAGAGAGATTTTAAAGAGAGAAAGAATTTTTTTTTCCTTCTCTGCAGTTATCCAGAAAAGAGGAATAAAGGCAAAAAATATCAAAATTGATAAATTTGCCTTAGGGAAGCTCAGCCCGGTAAGAACAGCTGAAAAAAAGGGTAAAAAAAAGAACCTAAGGGATTTTTTTGATACGGACTTCTTTAATCTGTTTTTCATCTGCATTTAAAATCTCTATCTCTAAGGGAGGTAAAGAAAATTTTTCTCCTTTCCTGGGGATACGATTTAAATTATATAAGATAAAGCCTGCTATTGTCTCGTAATCCCCATCCGGGAATGTTATGCCAAGACACCTTTCAATTAAACGAATTTTAGTGGTTCCTGAAAGGGTGATCCATCCTTCAGGGTCACTGCGTAAACATCTCCTGGGAGTTAAAAAAAGCTCCTTT
This window of the Caldimicrobium thiodismutans genome carries:
- the lnt gene encoding apolipoprotein N-acyltransferase, yielding MQMKNRLKKSVSKKSLRFFFLPFFSAVLTGLSFPKANLSILIFFAFIPLFWITAEKEKKILSLFKISLFFGIPFYSILLYWIVYTLVKYGQIPYPLAIIILLILSTYLSLYYFLFLYLASFLDTFSRPSFFKGMLAGNLYVALEFLRSTLLTGFPWGLTGYPLSNFSLFLQVADLFGIWGLSFMVFIVNYYFYFLYKGFSNFTYKSKNFLLQVLLFGMLILLIPFYGYYSKQKWMTLLNENKETLRVSILQGNIPQELKEAKEIEISLKTYQSLTINALKERPNLIFYPETALPFYFPYDREPTLKYLSFLQDLYLRVSAENIKPFALIFGIFRVSFTEGIPKVHNSLLVWTGSNVEDLYDKEKLVPFGEYVPLVKYFPFLKRISVVSDIIKPGESKNLNIPFSKGNLQIVPLICFESAFSQILVKRLQKGGELIFIATNDAWFGKTSAPYQHFQMALVRAVEGRRFTLQSANTGISGIIDPLGRVVFKSDLEKEEILSGEIKLFRYQSFFQRYGYLFPYIALIISGLFLILKIAKKFSPFSSYAHLNILFRPLKRG
- the ligA gene encoding NAD-dependent DNA ligase LigA, with amino-acid sequence MPEETRKEIPPEIVERVKKLREEIEYHNYRYYVLDSPVISDAEYDALMHELRELEAKYPELITPDSPTQRVGFKPAEGFKEVPHREPMLSLDDAMEESEVIEFDRRIKRFLNLPENMPIEYTVEPKIDGLAIELVYEQGALRVGATRGDGYLGEDVTNNLKTIKTIPLRLRKFSEDAPEIPSRIDVRGEVYMTKEEFKKINEERIARKEIPFANPRNAAAGSLRQLDPQVTAKRKLDLFCYGVGYTEGYTFKTQWEVLQTLPKWGLKVNPMVKLASNIEEAIQYHKEIQRIRDTLPYEIDGIVIKVNDLALWERLGTKARSPRYALAYKFQPTQSTTQLIDVVFQVGRTGAVTPVAILKPVKIGGVVVERATLHNEDFIKNLDIRIGDHVLVQRAGDVIPEIVMPIKEKRTGQEREIHFPTHCPICGSKLVKKSGEAVWRCPNRSCYAQGVRRIMHFASRNAMNIEGLGTKVAQALVDKEMVQTPADLYYLKIEDFMKLPGFAYKKAKNLRDGIEKSKKTTLGRFLFALGIRHVGEAMAQLLAERFKSLDKLIQASMADLTAIPGVGPEAAKSIVEFFRDEENQRMIEKLLQAGITFEEEEKEEALPKVLEGLTFVFTGALRSFSREEAKEIVTKLGGKATDSVSRNVNYVVVGEEPGSKYQKALSLGIKTLNEEEFLKLLEEKGVNLEKIMSKKTERTKTTLF